Part of the Candidatus Nealsonbacteria bacterium CG07_land_8_20_14_0_80_39_13 genome is shown below.
GGGGTAGAGGAAAAAGATAGGAGTTCTTCAATGGACGGATTAAGAGATGTTATTGAAAGAAGGGTTAATTTATTCGGCGTTCAGGAGCCGGTAGTTCAGCTTGAAGGAGAGAGATTGATTATTGAGCTGGCCGGGATAAAAGATACTAATCAGGCGATTAAGATGATAGGAGAAACTCCTTATCTGGAATTCAAAGAACAAAGACCGGCCGACGAACTTAAAAAAATTGAAGACAAGGGAAAGGAACTGGAGGGAAAAAAGACAATGGAGGAAATACAGCAGGTTCCTGATTGGCAGGTTGCTTTTGAGGACTCTTTTATGTCCGCTTCCACTCCTTTAACCGGCAAGTATTTAAAAAAAGCTGAAGTTGGTTTTGATAACAATACAATGAAGCCGATGATACTTTTGCAGTTTGACGATGAGGGAGCGAAGATTTTTAAAGAATTAACTGCCAGAAACATCGGAAAGCCTTTGGCGATATATTTGGATTATCAGCTTACTCAAGCGCCGATAGTCCAGGTGGAGATTCCTGATGGCAAAGCCCAAATTACAGGCGATTTTAAGGTTGAAGAAGTTAAACAAAGAGTAAGAGAGTTAAATGCCGGAGCATTGCCGATTCCCATAAGTTTGCTTTCTCAACAGTCGGTTGGTCCGACATTGGGAGCGATATCTTTGGAAAAGTCCTTGAAAGCGGGGATGATCGGATTTTTGATTGTTATTTTGTTTATGATCATATTTTACAGGGCGCCGGGATTATTGGCTTCTCTGGCTTTGGGAATTTATGTTGTTCTGCTTTTGGCTATTTTCAAATTGATTCCGGTTACTTTAACTTTGGCCGGCATAGGCGGATTTATTCTTTCCATAGGAATGGCGGTTGATGCCAATGTCCTTATTTTTTCAAGAATGAGGGAGGAATTACGGGAAGGAAAAAGTTTCGGGATTGCCATTGAAGAAGGCTTTAATCGGGCTTGGCCGGCGATCAGAGACAGTAATTTAACCACCTTGATAGTCGCTTTTCTGCTCTTTACGCTGGGAACAAGCTTCGTCAAAGGATTTGCCATGACCTTGAGCTTCGGAATTTTGCTTTCAATGTTTTCAGCGATTTTTGTCACCAAGAATTTTCTTAAAGTTTTTATAGAAACAAAATTGGAAAGAATTAAATGGTTGTGGATATAAATTGAAATTATGTCCAAAAAATATTTTTTTACATCAGAATCAGTAACCGAAGGGCATCCAGACAAAGTTTGCGATCAAATTTCCGATACCATTTATGACGAGATGATGAAGCAAGACGTTGATTCTCATGCCGGAATAGAATGTTTTTGTACCACCGGATTGGTTTTGGTGGGAGGGGAAGCGAAAACAAAATCATACGTTAACATACCTGACGTGGTGAGGAGAACATTAAGAGAGATCGGTTATGATAAGCCGGAATATGGATTTTGTTGCGATGACGTGGGAGTTATAACAACCTTACACGAACAAAGCCCTGACATTGCCCAAGGAGTTGAGGGGAAAGGAGAATTTAAGGAGCAGGGAGCGGGAGACCAGGGATTAATGTTCGGTTATGCCTCCAACGAAACTCCTCAATTGATGCCTTTGCCGATTTCTTTAGCTCATAAATTGACAATGAAGTTGGCTGAAGTGCGGAAAAACAAAAGCTTACCTTACTTAAGGCCGGATGGAAAGAGCCAAGTCACTGTTCAATATAGCGATGGCCGTCCTGAAAGAATTGAGGCTGTTGTAAT
Proteins encoded:
- the secD gene encoding protein translocase subunit SecD encodes the protein MKKGAIYITIFLIFAVTLFATCFDFPAYFNQGVDYFNNFSAKGGPASGWNFKLIVPHIPDSAFKLGLDLQGGVHLVYQADLSGVEEKDRSSSMDGLRDVIERRVNLFGVQEPVVQLEGERLIIELAGIKDTNQAIKMIGETPYLEFKEQRPADELKKIEDKGKELEGKKTMEEIQQVPDWQVAFEDSFMSASTPLTGKYLKKAEVGFDNNTMKPMILLQFDDEGAKIFKELTARNIGKPLAIYLDYQLTQAPIVQVEIPDGKAQITGDFKVEEVKQRVRELNAGALPIPISLLSQQSVGPTLGAISLEKSLKAGMIGFLIVILFMIIFYRAPGLLASLALGIYVVLLLAIFKLIPVTLTLAGIGGFILSIGMAVDANVLIFSRMREELREGKSFGIAIEEGFNRAWPAIRDSNLTTLIVAFLLFTLGTSFVKGFAMTLSFGILLSMFSAIFVTKNFLKVFIETKLERIKWLWI